One window of the Thunnus albacares chromosome 3, fThuAlb1.1, whole genome shotgun sequence genome contains the following:
- the LOC122973821 gene encoding caspase recruitment domain-containing protein 8-like: MDREGELLYRTVQWDESRLQLAGKRPAGPLFDIKCPEDAVSKLHLPHCEIKPAPLCLSVVHISDDGMSFLEPLEITDTHVVVDVPHLSAFGLVWDIKRFFSPNPKPIRGQVLLFHRPAYMRQSPKLNVFLLPYNVPVPEVKGQQENAEYIEAPSSCDLIVGQIYSLHCSEAYKVLPKGARFEFNHEKNYHKTFEIRLTPNTDEVTVTVQDQERKDVWEYPVELLGSGSTSISASSSPPPATQPSASQPTWFPVTAEEGGLDPRRENLQRSLSGDKERRLLSVRTEFIDRVSSSVLKDLLDALLQHRVINNREMESIQIMPSRTDKARELIDTVLKKGNQACEILMDTFCEVDPFVSTMLKLQ, translated from the exons ATGGATCGGGAGGGGGAGTTATTATACAGGACTGTCCAGTGGGATGAGAGCCGCCTCCAGTTAGCTGGCAAGAGACCTGCAGGTCCGCTGTTTGACATCAAGTGTCCTGAGGACGCTGTTTCTAAGCTGCACCTCCCACACTGTGAAATAAAACCTG CACCGCTCTGTTTGTCTGTCGTCCACATCAGTGATGATGGAATGAGCTTCCTTGAGCCGCTGGAGATTACAGACACTCATGTGGTTGTGGATGTTCCTCATCTCTCAGCCTTTGGCTTGGTATGGGATATCAAAAGGTTTTTCAGCCCAAATCCTAAACCAATAAGGGGTCAAGTTCTGCTGTTTCACCGACCAGCGTACATGAGGCAAAGCCCAAAACTCAACGTGTTTCTACTGCCATACAACGTGCCGGTGCCAGAG GTAAAAGGACAACAGGAAAACGCTGAGTATATTGAGGCCCCTTCCTCCTGTGACCTCATTGTGGGCCAAATCTACAGTCTGCACTGTTCTGAGGCCTATAAAGTCCTGCCTAAG GGTGCACGATTTGAGTTTAACCATGAAAAAAATTACCACAAAACTTTTGAGATTCGACTGACTCCGAACACAGATGAAGTGACTGTGACAGTCCAAGACCAAGAGAGGAAAGACGTCTGGGAGTATCCTGTTGAATTGCTTG gttcaggttcaacTTCAATATCAGCCTCAAGCTCACCTCCCCCGGCAACCCAGCCCTCAGCCAGTCAACCAACCTGGTTCCCAGTCACAGCTGAAGAAGGAG GTCTTGACCCAAGGAGGGAAAATCTACAAAGGAGTCTCTCAGGGGACAAAGAGAGGAGGCTGCTCTCTGTTCGGACAGAGTTTATTGACAGAGTGTCCAGTTCTGTTCTAAAAGACCTGCTGGATGCACTTCTGCAACACAGGGTTATCAACAACAGAGAAATGGAGTCGATCCAGATAATGCCCAGCAGAACAGACAAAGCACGAGAGCTGATTGACACAGTGTTAAAAAAGGGCAATCAGGCTTGTGAAATTCTAATGGATACCTTCTGTGAGGTAGATCCATTTGTTTCTACAATGCTGAAGTTACAATGA
- the LOC122973825 gene encoding histone lysine acetyltransferase CREBBP-like, producing the protein MSDCGGEEEKRESSLESSCQSKTDQSEDLSILPVFSDEPGPSHSRLIKDAGEVGSMSTVGPPSATDMRKRWHENMTQNLRDFWVHKLVCVLPLTPDREVDARKIEGDIYESANSIVSCSLF; encoded by the exons ATGAGTGATTGTGGGGGTGAAGAGGAGAAGCGAGAATCGTCTCTGGAgtccagctgtcagtcaaagaCTGACCAGTCTGAAGATCTTTCTATACTTCCAGTCTTCAGTgatgaacctggaccctcacACAGCCG tCTAATAAAAGATGCTGGTGAGGTCGGCTCCATGTCCACTGTAGGCCCTCCCTCTGCCACAGATATGAGGAAACGCTGGCATGAGAACATGACGCAGAACCTACGAGACTTCTGGGTACACAAACT TGTTTGTGTCCTCCCTCTGACTCCTGATCGGGAGGTCGATGCCAGAAAAATTGAAGGAGACATTTATGAGTCAGCCAACAGTATAGTAAGTTGctctctcttttag